A genomic stretch from Puntigrus tetrazona isolate hp1 unplaced genomic scaffold, ASM1883169v1 S000000006, whole genome shotgun sequence includes:
- the LOC122332170 gene encoding eukaryotic translation initiation factor 4E-1A-like isoform X2: protein MRPVSDSRKMATAEPSEEENSEETNQEIVSPESYIKHPLQNRWSLWFFKNDKSKTWQANLRLISKFDTVEDFWALYNHIQLSSNLMSGCDYSLFKDGIEPMWEDERNKRGGRWLITLNKQQRKYDLDRFWLETLLCLIGEAFDDYSDDVCGAVVNIRTKGDKIAVWTTDYENREAITHIGRVYKERLSIPMNMTIGYQSHADTATKSGSTTKNKFVV, encoded by the exons ATGAGGCCTGTGAGCGACTCACGTAAAATGGCGACGGCGGAGCCG AGTGAAGAGGAGAACTCAGAAGAGACCAATCAGGAGATTGTCAGCCCTGAGAGCTACATCAAACACCCCCTACAGAACAG atggtCTTTATGGTTCTTCAAAAATGACAAGAGCAAAACATGGCAGGCCAATCTCAGACTGATCTCCAAATTTGACACAGTGGAAGATTTCTGGGC GCTTTATAACCACATTCAGCTCTCCAGTAATTTGATGTCAGGGTGTGACTACTCACTTTTCAAG GATGGTATTGAGCCTATGTGGGAGGATGAGAGGAATAAAAGAGGAGGCCGCTGGCTCATCACTCTCAACAAGCAGCAGAGGAAGTATGACCTGGACCGCTTTTGGTTGGAAACT CTGCTGTGCCTCATCGGCGAGGCCTTCGACGACTACAGCGACGATGTGTGCGGGGCTGTAGTCAACATCCGAACGAAAGGAGATAAAATCGCCGTCTGGACAACTGACTACGAGAACAGAGAGGCCATAACGCACATAGG GAGGGTGTACAAGGAACGATTAAGCATCCCTATGAATATGACCATCGGCTATCAGTCTCATGCTGACACGGCCACTAAGAGCGGCTCCACCACTAAGAACAAGTTTGTGGTCTGA
- the LOC122332170 gene encoding eukaryotic translation initiation factor 4E-1A-like isoform X1: MRPVSDSRKMATAEPELNSISCKSEEENSEETNQEIVSPESYIKHPLQNRWSLWFFKNDKSKTWQANLRLISKFDTVEDFWALYNHIQLSSNLMSGCDYSLFKDGIEPMWEDERNKRGGRWLITLNKQQRKYDLDRFWLETLLCLIGEAFDDYSDDVCGAVVNIRTKGDKIAVWTTDYENREAITHIGRVYKERLSIPMNMTIGYQSHADTATKSGSTTKNKFVV; this comes from the exons ATGAGGCCTGTGAGCGACTCACGTAAAATGGCGACGGCGGAGCCG GAATTAAACTCAATTTCTTGTAAGAGTGAAGAGGAGAACTCAGAAGAGACCAATCAGGAGATTGTCAGCCCTGAGAGCTACATCAAACACCCCCTACAGAACAG atggtCTTTATGGTTCTTCAAAAATGACAAGAGCAAAACATGGCAGGCCAATCTCAGACTGATCTCCAAATTTGACACAGTGGAAGATTTCTGGGC GCTTTATAACCACATTCAGCTCTCCAGTAATTTGATGTCAGGGTGTGACTACTCACTTTTCAAG GATGGTATTGAGCCTATGTGGGAGGATGAGAGGAATAAAAGAGGAGGCCGCTGGCTCATCACTCTCAACAAGCAGCAGAGGAAGTATGACCTGGACCGCTTTTGGTTGGAAACT CTGCTGTGCCTCATCGGCGAGGCCTTCGACGACTACAGCGACGATGTGTGCGGGGCTGTAGTCAACATCCGAACGAAAGGAGATAAAATCGCCGTCTGGACAACTGACTACGAGAACAGAGAGGCCATAACGCACATAGG GAGGGTGTACAAGGAACGATTAAGCATCCCTATGAATATGACCATCGGCTATCAGTCTCATGCTGACACGGCCACTAAGAGCGGCTCCACCACTAAGAACAAGTTTGTGGTCTGA
- the LOC122332170 gene encoding eukaryotic translation initiation factor 4E-1A-like isoform X3: MACSSRELNSISCKSEEENSEETNQEIVSPESYIKHPLQNRWSLWFFKNDKSKTWQANLRLISKFDTVEDFWALYNHIQLSSNLMSGCDYSLFKDGIEPMWEDERNKRGGRWLITLNKQQRKYDLDRFWLETLLCLIGEAFDDYSDDVCGAVVNIRTKGDKIAVWTTDYENREAITHIGRVYKERLSIPMNMTIGYQSHADTATKSGSTTKNKFVV; encoded by the exons ATGGCTTGTTCCAGTCGC GAATTAAACTCAATTTCTTGTAAGAGTGAAGAGGAGAACTCAGAAGAGACCAATCAGGAGATTGTCAGCCCTGAGAGCTACATCAAACACCCCCTACAGAACAG atggtCTTTATGGTTCTTCAAAAATGACAAGAGCAAAACATGGCAGGCCAATCTCAGACTGATCTCCAAATTTGACACAGTGGAAGATTTCTGGGC GCTTTATAACCACATTCAGCTCTCCAGTAATTTGATGTCAGGGTGTGACTACTCACTTTTCAAG GATGGTATTGAGCCTATGTGGGAGGATGAGAGGAATAAAAGAGGAGGCCGCTGGCTCATCACTCTCAACAAGCAGCAGAGGAAGTATGACCTGGACCGCTTTTGGTTGGAAACT CTGCTGTGCCTCATCGGCGAGGCCTTCGACGACTACAGCGACGATGTGTGCGGGGCTGTAGTCAACATCCGAACGAAAGGAGATAAAATCGCCGTCTGGACAACTGACTACGAGAACAGAGAGGCCATAACGCACATAGG GAGGGTGTACAAGGAACGATTAAGCATCCCTATGAATATGACCATCGGCTATCAGTCTCATGCTGACACGGCCACTAAGAGCGGCTCCACCACTAAGAACAAGTTTGTGGTCTGA